From the Chitinolyticbacter meiyuanensis genome, one window contains:
- a CDS encoding UDP-N-acetylmuramoyl-L-alanyl-D-glutamate--2,6-diaminopimelate ligase gives MKPRSWSLPALDFAAIDALAAGRHLAVDSRRVKPGDLFLAFPGEYADGRAYIEAAIANGAGAVLWEAEGFAWDPAWAVPNLAISQLRAQAGIVAAHLLGYPARAMTVFGVTGTNGKTSIANWLAQCYAALHRKVGVLGTLGNGVYPSLIPSSHTTLDPVALQGWLAGFVDIDVQVVAMEVSSHGLAQARAHGVAFDVAIFTNLTRDHLDYHGTMEAYGAEKAKLFEWEGLKAAVINADDPFGAALLGRVQLPRVLGYGIKRGDVRATRIEATLAGLTLNVTTPYGDATLVSSLVGRFNAYNLLACLAALLAADVPLDAAVRVLGSVESAPGRMQRLGGEEVPLVVVDYAHTPDALEKALTTLREAMGSRGRLYCVFGCGGDRDRGKRPLMGRVACELANTVVITSDNPRTETPQQIIEDIVAGVEGATGSGHADYSVESDRREAIAHTVALAQLGDVVLIAGKGHEHYQEIAGVRHHFDDVEEARAALERKKP, from the coding sequence ATGAAGCCGCGTTCCTGGTCGTTGCCCGCCCTCGATTTCGCAGCCATCGACGCGCTCGCCGCCGGTCGCCACCTTGCGGTGGACAGCCGCCGCGTGAAGCCGGGCGACCTGTTCCTCGCTTTCCCCGGCGAATACGCCGACGGCCGCGCCTATATCGAGGCGGCGATTGCCAATGGCGCTGGCGCGGTGCTGTGGGAGGCGGAAGGCTTTGCCTGGGATCCGGCCTGGGCCGTGCCCAATCTGGCGATTTCGCAGCTGCGCGCGCAGGCCGGCATCGTGGCTGCGCACCTGCTGGGCTATCCGGCGCGGGCGATGACGGTATTCGGCGTGACCGGCACCAACGGCAAGACCTCGATCGCCAACTGGCTGGCGCAGTGCTACGCGGCACTGCACCGCAAGGTGGGCGTGCTCGGCACGCTGGGCAACGGCGTCTACCCGTCGCTGATCCCGTCCAGCCATACCACGCTCGATCCAGTGGCGTTGCAGGGCTGGCTGGCCGGCTTCGTCGACATCGATGTACAGGTGGTGGCGATGGAGGTGAGCTCGCACGGCCTCGCCCAGGCGCGGGCGCACGGCGTGGCGTTCGACGTCGCCATCTTCACCAATCTGACGCGCGATCACCTCGACTACCACGGCACGATGGAAGCCTACGGGGCCGAGAAGGCCAAGCTGTTCGAGTGGGAAGGGCTGAAGGCCGCGGTGATCAATGCCGACGACCCGTTTGGCGCAGCGCTGCTGGGCCGGGTGCAACTGCCGAGGGTGCTCGGCTACGGCATCAAGCGCGGCGACGTGCGTGCCACCCGTATCGAGGCCACGCTGGCCGGGCTCACGCTGAACGTGACCACGCCGTATGGCGACGCCACGCTGGTGTCGTCGCTGGTCGGCCGCTTCAACGCCTACAACCTGCTGGCCTGCCTCGCCGCGCTGCTGGCGGCCGATGTGCCGCTCGATGCCGCGGTGCGCGTGCTCGGCAGCGTGGAATCGGCTCCCGGCCGGATGCAGCGGTTGGGCGGGGAAGAGGTGCCGCTGGTGGTGGTCGACTATGCCCACACGCCCGACGCACTGGAAAAGGCGCTGACCACCCTGCGCGAGGCCATGGGCAGCCGCGGGCGGCTCTATTGCGTGTTCGGCTGCGGCGGTGATCGCGATCGCGGCAAGCGCCCGCTGATGGGACGCGTTGCCTGCGAGCTGGCCAATACCGTGGTCATCACCAGCGATAACCCGCGCACCGAAACGCCGCAGCAGATCATCGAAGACATCGTTGCCGGCGTCGAAGGTGCCACCGGCAGCGGGCATGCCGATTACTCGGTCGAATCGGACCGCCGCGAGGCGATCGCCCACACCGTGGCGCTGGCACAGCTTGGCGACGTGGTGCTGATCGCCGGCAAGGGTCACGAGCACTATCAGGAAATCGCCGGCGTACGCCATCACTTCGACGACGTCGAAGAGGCGCGTGCCGCGCTGGAAAGGAAGAAACCATGA
- a CDS encoding UDP-N-acetylmuramoyl-tripeptide--D-alanyl-D-alanine ligase, with amino-acid sequence MMLTLRETALALEANLVGNADLVFDRVTTDSRDVRPGDLFVALKGDRFDGHDYVAGALVAGAVAALVDHATGAANELVVADTLAALGRLGAYWRHKLDPTVIAITGSNGKTTVKEMTATVLRELAGSDAVLATQGNLNNHIGVPLTLLSLRAEHRYAVVEMGMNHFGEIDYLTHLAAPDVALVNNAASAHLEALGSVEGVAQAKGELFGGLSDGGIAIINADDEYAALWSQLAAGRKQITFGVNAAEVGAREIELGVEASRFILDLPLDDAPANLPVPGLHNVRNALAAAAVAYALGFAVSDIAHALGQYRGVKGRLQMKRATNGARVIDDSYNANPDSMKAAIDVLVASGGDTVLVLGDIGEVGANAAALHAEVGAYARARGVGKLFTLGEQMCHAAEAFGEGAEHHADNLTSLLTVLQNAATPQSTVLVKGSRFMKMERVVDALVEGN; translated from the coding sequence ATGATGTTGACGCTACGCGAAACCGCGCTGGCGCTGGAAGCAAACCTGGTCGGCAATGCCGATCTGGTGTTCGACCGGGTCACCACCGACAGCCGCGACGTGCGGCCAGGGGATCTGTTCGTCGCCCTCAAGGGCGACCGTTTCGATGGCCACGACTATGTGGCAGGCGCGTTGGTGGCCGGCGCCGTCGCTGCGCTGGTCGATCACGCCACTGGCGCTGCCAATGAACTGGTCGTGGCCGACACGCTGGCTGCGCTGGGCCGGCTTGGCGCCTACTGGCGCCACAAGCTCGATCCCACGGTGATTGCCATCACCGGCAGCAACGGCAAGACCACGGTGAAGGAAATGACCGCCACCGTGCTGCGCGAACTGGCCGGCAGTGACGCCGTGCTGGCCACGCAGGGCAACCTGAACAACCACATCGGCGTGCCGCTGACGCTGCTGTCGCTGCGTGCCGAGCACCGCTATGCCGTGGTCGAGATGGGCATGAACCATTTCGGCGAGATCGACTACCTGACACACCTGGCCGCGCCGGATGTCGCCCTTGTCAACAACGCTGCCAGTGCCCACCTGGAGGCGCTGGGCTCGGTGGAGGGTGTGGCGCAGGCCAAGGGCGAGCTCTTCGGCGGCCTCTCCGACGGCGGCATCGCCATCATCAATGCCGATGACGAATACGCCGCGCTGTGGAGCCAGCTCGCGGCGGGCAGGAAGCAGATCACCTTCGGCGTGAACGCCGCAGAGGTCGGTGCGCGCGAGATCGAGCTCGGGGTGGAAGCGAGCCGCTTCATCCTCGACCTGCCGCTCGACGATGCGCCGGCCAATCTGCCGGTGCCGGGTCTGCACAACGTGCGCAATGCGCTGGCCGCCGCCGCCGTCGCCTATGCGCTCGGCTTCGCGGTCAGTGACATCGCCCATGCACTCGGCCAGTACCGCGGTGTCAAGGGCCGGCTGCAGATGAAGCGTGCCACCAATGGTGCGCGCGTGATCGACGACAGCTACAACGCCAATCCCGATTCGATGAAGGCGGCGATCGACGTGCTGGTCGCCAGCGGCGGCGACACCGTGCTGGTGCTGGGTGACATCGGCGAGGTCGGCGCCAACGCCGCCGCGCTGCATGCCGAGGTCGGCGCCTACGCCCGCGCGCGCGGCGTCGGCAAGCTCTTCACGCTGGGCGAGCAGATGTGCCATGCCGCTGAGGCGTTCGGCGAGGGCGCTGAACATCACGCCGACAACCTGACCTCGTTGCTGACCGTGCTGCAAAACGCCGCCACGCCGCAGAGCACCGTGCTGGTGAAAGGGTCGCGCTTCATGAAGATGGAACGCGTGGTCGACGCACTGGTGGAGGGAAACTGA
- the mraY gene encoding phospho-N-acetylmuramoyl-pentapeptide-transferase, which yields MLLWLFDWLGESVRAFNVFNYLTLRAVLSVMTALGISWLLGPWVIQKLTELKVGQAVRNDGPQTHLVKAGTPTMGGTLILLAIGLTTLLWGDLSNKYVWLTLVVTLATGVIGFVDDYKKVALKNPKGLSAKAKMFWQSVIAIGAGLFLTWFAKDPTQTGFVVPFFKEILYPFGAIGFCVLTYFVIVGTSNAVNLTDGLDGLAIMPTVLVSGAFCIFAYVAGNAVFSKYLGVPHVPGAGELVIFCAAMAGAGLGFLWFNAYPAEVFMGDVGALALGAGLGTVAVIVRQEIVLLIMGGVFVVEALSVMIQVASFKMTGKRVFRMAPLHHHYELKGWKETQVVVRFWIITMLLVMAGLATLKLR from the coding sequence ATGCTGCTTTGGCTATTCGATTGGCTGGGCGAATCGGTCCGCGCCTTCAATGTCTTCAACTACCTGACGCTGCGCGCCGTGCTGTCGGTGATGACCGCGCTCGGCATCTCCTGGCTGCTCGGCCCCTGGGTGATCCAGAAGCTGACCGAGCTCAAGGTAGGCCAGGCCGTACGCAATGACGGCCCGCAGACCCACCTCGTCAAGGCCGGCACGCCGACCATGGGCGGCACGCTGATCCTCTTGGCCATTGGCCTGACCACGCTGCTGTGGGGCGACCTTTCCAACAAGTACGTGTGGCTCACGCTGGTCGTCACGCTGGCGACCGGCGTGATCGGCTTCGTCGACGACTACAAGAAGGTGGCGCTGAAGAACCCCAAGGGATTGTCGGCCAAAGCCAAGATGTTCTGGCAATCGGTCATCGCCATTGGCGCCGGACTGTTCCTCACCTGGTTCGCCAAGGATCCGACCCAGACCGGCTTCGTGGTGCCGTTCTTCAAGGAAATCCTCTACCCGTTCGGCGCCATCGGCTTCTGTGTGTTGACCTATTTCGTCATCGTCGGCACCAGCAACGCGGTGAACCTCACCGATGGGCTCGATGGCCTCGCCATCATGCCAACGGTGCTGGTGTCGGGCGCGTTCTGCATCTTCGCCTATGTCGCCGGCAACGCAGTGTTCTCCAAGTACCTGGGCGTGCCGCACGTGCCAGGTGCTGGCGAGCTGGTGATCTTCTGCGCCGCCATGGCCGGCGCCGGCCTTGGCTTTCTCTGGTTCAACGCCTACCCGGCCGAAGTGTTCATGGGCGACGTCGGCGCGCTGGCGCTGGGCGCGGGCCTCGGCACCGTGGCGGTGATCGTGCGCCAGGAAATCGTGCTGCTGATCATGGGCGGCGTGTTCGTGGTCGAAGCGCTCTCCGTGATGATCCAGGTCGCCAGCTTCAAGATGACCGGCAAGCGGGTGTTCCGCATGGCGCCGCTGCATCACCACTACGAACTCAAGGGCTGGAAGGAGACGCAGGTGGTCGTGCGTTTCTGGATCATAACGATGCTGCTGGTGATGGCCGGCCTCGCCACGCTGAAGCTGCGCTAG
- the murD gene encoding UDP-N-acetylmuramoyl-L-alanine--D-glutamate ligase yields the protein MNYAGKHTIVVGLGDTGLSAARWLAARNARVTVADSRTAPPNVDALKAAVPQAELRLGAFSAHTFIDADLLVVSPGVALATPAVAATVQRGVPAVGDVELFAREIAARRAAGRAVKVIAITGSNGKSTVTTMVGKMCEAAGLKTVVAGNIGLPVLDALGDPKTKTADVYVLELSSFQLETTGSLAADAATVLNVSEDHLDRYDGMKGYAAAKARIFSGSGAQVLNREDDYSRDMGLPGRHVIRFGQDAPRRADEYGLVAAGKDIELRLGETVLMRADDLPIAGLHNAVNALSAIALCRAIGLPLPPLVAALKAFKGLPHRVEFVASRHGVDYYDDSKGTNVGATEAALKGMTRPVVLIAGGDGKGQDFTPLLPACERICRAVLLIGRDGPQIAEVLAEAHSTYIADDGDGENFLPVLELPTLDMAVQMAANLAESGDVVLLSPACASLDMFRNYHHRAEVFIDAVKALPA from the coding sequence ATGAACTACGCAGGCAAACACACCATCGTCGTCGGGCTCGGGGATACCGGCCTGTCGGCTGCCCGCTGGCTGGCGGCGCGTAATGCGCGCGTCACCGTGGCGGACAGTCGCACCGCGCCGCCCAACGTCGATGCGTTGAAGGCCGCCGTGCCACAGGCCGAGCTGCGGCTGGGCGCATTCTCGGCGCACACCTTCATCGATGCCGACCTGCTGGTGGTCAGCCCCGGCGTCGCGCTCGCCACACCGGCCGTTGCCGCCACCGTGCAGCGCGGCGTGCCGGCCGTGGGCGACGTCGAGCTGTTCGCGCGCGAGATCGCCGCACGGCGCGCGGCCGGCAGGGCGGTGAAGGTGATCGCCATCACCGGTTCCAACGGCAAGTCCACCGTCACCACCATGGTCGGCAAGATGTGCGAGGCGGCCGGCCTCAAGACTGTGGTCGCCGGCAACATCGGCCTGCCGGTGCTCGATGCGCTGGGCGACCCCAAGACGAAGACCGCTGACGTCTACGTGCTCGAACTCTCCAGCTTCCAGCTGGAAACCACCGGTTCGCTGGCGGCCGATGCCGCCACCGTGCTCAACGTCAGCGAGGATCACCTCGACCGCTACGACGGCATGAAGGGCTATGCCGCCGCCAAGGCACGCATCTTCAGCGGCAGCGGCGCCCAGGTGCTGAACCGCGAGGACGACTACAGCCGCGACATGGGTCTGCCGGGCCGACACGTGATCCGCTTCGGCCAGGATGCGCCGCGCCGCGCCGATGAATACGGCCTTGTCGCTGCCGGCAAGGATATCGAGCTGCGCCTGGGTGAAACCGTGCTGATGCGGGCGGACGACCTGCCCATCGCCGGCCTGCACAACGCGGTGAACGCGCTGTCCGCGATCGCACTGTGCCGCGCCATCGGCTTGCCGTTGCCGCCGCTGGTGGCTGCGCTCAAGGCGTTCAAGGGCTTGCCGCACCGCGTCGAGTTTGTCGCCAGTCGCCATGGCGTGGATTACTACGACGATTCCAAGGGCACCAACGTCGGCGCGACCGAGGCGGCGCTCAAGGGCATGACCCGGCCGGTGGTGCTGATCGCCGGTGGCGACGGCAAGGGCCAGGATTTCACGCCGTTGCTGCCGGCGTGCGAGCGCATCTGCCGTGCGGTGCTGCTGATCGGCCGCGATGGCCCGCAGATCGCCGAGGTGCTGGCCGAGGCCCATTCCACCTACATCGCGGATGACGGCGACGGCGAGAACTTCCTGCCGGTGCTGGAGCTGCCGACGCTGGACATGGCGGTGCAGATGGCGGCCAACCTCGCCGAGTCGGGCGATGTGGTGCTGCTGTCGCCGGCCTGCGCCAGCCTCGACATGTTCCGCAACTACCATCACCGCGCCGAGGTATTCATCGACGCGGTCAAGGCGCTGCCCGCATGA
- the ftsW gene encoding putative lipid II flippase FtsW codes for MKQLFYQALSRVRPSMSAYDVALTWGVLLLICFGLVMVYSASIAMAEVDKDTGFRSTYFLIRHGIFLTVGLTAGFIAFNIPTKTWQQYAPLLFIIGVILLALVLVPGIGREVNGSRRWLSLFVINLQPSELMKFIVVLYAADYTVRKAAFMGGDFVASITKGLLPMLVVMLVVGGLLLLEPDFGAFAVITAIAVGLLFLGGFDWRLFAGLIALLAIGFVGLVVSSPYRMQRVLGFLDPWQDPYGKGYQLSHSLIAFGRGEWTGVGLGASVEKLSYLPEAHTDFLMAIIAEELGFVGVALVVCLFAFIVFRAFMIGVQAAKLDRTYQALVAQGIGIWFGVQSVINIGVNMGLLPTKGLTLPLLSFGGSGILANLVTLGVLLRVDYENRQALRGFKT; via the coding sequence ATGAAGCAGCTCTTCTACCAGGCCCTGAGCCGCGTCCGCCCCAGCATGAGCGCCTACGATGTCGCGCTCACCTGGGGGGTATTGCTGCTGATCTGCTTCGGCCTGGTGATGGTCTATTCGGCCTCGATCGCCATGGCCGAGGTCGATAAGGACACCGGTTTCCGCTCCACCTACTTCCTGATCCGCCACGGCATCTTCCTCACCGTGGGGCTGACTGCGGGTTTCATCGCCTTCAATATCCCGACCAAGACCTGGCAGCAGTACGCGCCGTTGCTGTTCATCATCGGCGTGATCCTGCTGGCGCTGGTGCTGGTGCCCGGCATCGGCCGCGAGGTGAACGGCAGCCGCCGCTGGCTGTCGCTGTTCGTGATCAACCTGCAGCCGTCCGAGCTGATGAAGTTCATCGTGGTGCTGTACGCCGCCGACTACACGGTGCGCAAGGCAGCCTTCATGGGTGGTGATTTCGTTGCCAGCATCACCAAGGGCCTGCTGCCCATGCTGGTGGTGATGCTGGTGGTCGGTGGCCTGCTGCTGCTGGAGCCCGATTTCGGTGCCTTCGCCGTGATCACCGCCATCGCCGTGGGCCTGCTGTTCCTCGGCGGCTTCGACTGGCGGCTGTTCGCTGGCCTGATCGCGCTGCTGGCGATCGGCTTCGTCGGCCTCGTGGTCAGCTCGCCGTACCGGATGCAGCGGGTGTTGGGCTTCCTCGATCCGTGGCAGGACCCGTACGGCAAGGGCTACCAGCTCAGTCACTCGCTGATCGCCTTCGGCCGCGGCGAATGGACCGGGGTGGGGCTGGGCGCCAGCGTCGAGAAGCTGTCCTACCTGCCCGAGGCGCATACCGACTTCCTGATGGCCATCATCGCCGAGGAGCTGGGCTTCGTCGGCGTGGCCTTGGTGGTGTGCCTGTTTGCCTTCATCGTGTTCCGCGCCTTCATGATCGGCGTGCAGGCCGCCAAGCTCGACCGCACATACCAGGCACTGGTGGCACAAGGTATCGGCATCTGGTTCGGCGTGCAGTCGGTGATCAACATCGGCGTGAACATGGGCCTGTTACCAACCAAGGGGCTGACACTGCCGCTGCTGTCGTTCGGTGGCTCGGGCATCCTCGCCAACCTGGTCACGCTGGGTGTGCTGCTACGCGTCGACTACGAGAACCGCCAGGCGCTGCGAGGGTTCAAGACATGA
- the murG gene encoding undecaprenyldiphospho-muramoylpentapeptide beta-N-acetylglucosaminyltransferase, with product MSRRTLLVMAGGTGGHIFPALAVAQAVREHGWDVVWLGAKGAMETRIVPQHDIPLETLAIGGVRGKGMFTKLIQPWVQLKALFGALNAIFRHRPDVAIGFGGFTGFPGGLAMRLMWLPLVIHEQNSVAGLTNKTLARIANRVLYAFPGAFPRRDDGYVGNPVRSEITGVAPPAERYGPRSGPLKLLVVGGSLGAQVFNEQVPQALALLAPERRPQVIHQAGEKHIDALKVHYAAAGVDAECVAFIADMAAAYAEADLVLCRAGALTVSELACVGVASVLVPFPHAVDDHQTGNARFLAEAGAGTLLPQTELTAARLAALLEQTNRTDCLVMAEKARALAKPDATASVVAVIEALAG from the coding sequence ATGAGCCGCCGCACCCTGCTCGTGATGGCCGGCGGTACCGGCGGCCACATCTTCCCCGCACTGGCCGTGGCCCAGGCCGTGCGCGAGCACGGCTGGGATGTGGTGTGGCTGGGCGCCAAGGGCGCGATGGAAACACGCATCGTGCCACAGCACGACATCCCGCTCGAGACGCTCGCCATCGGCGGCGTACGCGGCAAGGGCATGTTCACCAAGCTGATCCAGCCGTGGGTGCAGCTGAAGGCGCTCTTTGGCGCCCTGAACGCGATCTTCCGCCACCGGCCGGACGTGGCCATCGGGTTTGGCGGTTTCACCGGCTTTCCGGGCGGGCTCGCGATGCGGCTCATGTGGCTGCCGCTGGTGATCCACGAACAGAACTCGGTCGCAGGCCTGACCAACAAGACGCTGGCACGCATCGCCAACCGTGTGCTCTACGCCTTCCCCGGCGCCTTCCCCCGGCGTGACGACGGTTACGTCGGCAACCCGGTGCGCAGCGAGATCACCGGCGTGGCGCCGCCCGCCGAGCGCTACGGCCCGCGTTCTGGCCCGCTGAAGCTGCTGGTCGTCGGCGGTAGCCTCGGTGCACAGGTGTTCAACGAGCAGGTGCCGCAGGCGCTGGCGCTGCTGGCGCCGGAGCGCCGGCCGCAGGTGATCCACCAGGCTGGTGAAAAGCATATCGACGCGCTCAAGGTCCACTACGCGGCGGCCGGTGTCGACGCTGAGTGCGTCGCCTTCATCGCCGACATGGCGGCGGCGTATGCCGAGGCGGACCTGGTGCTGTGCCGTGCCGGCGCGCTCACGGTCTCGGAGCTTGCCTGCGTTGGCGTTGCCAGCGTGCTGGTGCCGTTTCCGCACGCGGTGGACGACCACCAGACCGGCAACGCGCGGTTCCTCGCCGAGGCCGGCGCAGGCACGCTGTTGCCACAAACCGAATTGACGGCAGCACGCCTTGCCGCGCTGCTGGAACAGACCAACCGCACCGATTGCCTGGTGATGGCGGAGAAGGCGCGCGCGCTTGCCAAGCCGGACGCCACCGCCAGCGTCGTCGCGGTCATTGAAGCATTGGCAGGTTAG
- the murC gene encoding UDP-N-acetylmuramate--L-alanine ligase yields the protein MKHKVKRIHFVGIGGVGMSGIAEVLLNLGFEVSGTDLGSNATTQRLATAGASVHQGHAAEFVANADVVVISSAVKDDNPEVVAARARKIPVVPRAMMLAELMRLKQGIAIAGTHGKTTTTSLTASILEAAGLDPTFVIGGKLHAAGSNARLGSGDFLVAEADESDASFLLLSPVISVVTNIDADHMDTYGHDFEKLKQAFVDFLYHLPFYGRAVLCVDDPVVREILPRVTSPVTTYGVSADAMLRAENVVAAAGQMRFDAVWENGETRRIPVTLNLPGMHNVLNALAAIGIALEVGASEAAIQKALAEFQGVGRRFQRYGEVALQAGGSFTVVDDYGHHPVEMAATLAAARGAFPGRRLLLAFQPHRYTRTRDCFEDFVKVLNTVDGLLLAEVYAAGEAPIVAADGRALARAVRVAGKVEPVFVEQIADMPAAIFAAVQDGDVVITMGAGSIGGIPAKLVAGA from the coding sequence ATGAAACACAAGGTCAAACGCATCCACTTCGTCGGCATCGGTGGCGTCGGCATGAGCGGCATCGCCGAGGTGCTGCTCAACCTCGGCTTCGAGGTCTCCGGCACCGATCTGGGCAGCAATGCCACCACGCAACGGCTGGCCACCGCCGGTGCCAGCGTGCACCAGGGCCACGCGGCCGAATTTGTCGCCAATGCCGACGTGGTGGTGATCTCCAGCGCGGTGAAGGACGACAACCCGGAAGTGGTCGCGGCGCGTGCGCGCAAGATCCCGGTGGTGCCGCGTGCGATGATGCTGGCCGAGCTGATGCGGCTCAAACAAGGCATTGCCATTGCCGGCACCCACGGCAAGACGACCACCACCAGCCTGACCGCATCCATCCTCGAAGCGGCCGGGCTCGATCCCACCTTCGTCATCGGCGGCAAGCTGCACGCGGCTGGTTCCAACGCGCGGCTCGGCTCAGGCGATTTCCTGGTCGCCGAGGCGGACGAGAGCGATGCGTCCTTCCTGTTGCTGAGTCCGGTGATCTCGGTCGTCACCAATATCGACGCCGATCACATGGATACCTACGGCCATGACTTCGAGAAACTGAAGCAGGCCTTCGTCGATTTCCTCTACCACCTGCCGTTCTACGGCCGCGCGGTGCTGTGCGTCGACGACCCGGTGGTGCGCGAGATCCTGCCGCGCGTGACCAGCCCGGTCACCACCTATGGCGTGAGCGCGGACGCCATGCTGCGCGCCGAGAACGTGGTCGCCGCCGCTGGCCAGATGCGGTTCGACGCGGTGTGGGAGAACGGCGAGACGCGCCGCATTCCGGTCACGCTCAACCTGCCGGGCATGCACAACGTGCTGAATGCGCTCGCTGCCATCGGCATCGCGCTGGAAGTCGGTGCCTCCGAAGCGGCCATCCAGAAGGCGCTGGCCGAATTCCAGGGCGTGGGCCGGCGCTTCCAGCGCTACGGCGAAGTGGCGCTGCAGGCCGGAGGCAGCTTCACCGTGGTCGACGATTACGGGCACCACCCGGTCGAGATGGCCGCGACGCTGGCCGCCGCGCGCGGTGCCTTTCCGGGGCGCCGGTTGCTGCTGGCGTTCCAGCCGCACCGCTATACCCGCACCCGCGATTGCTTCGAGGATTTCGTCAAGGTGCTGAACACCGTCGATGGCCTGCTGCTGGCCGAGGTCTACGCCGCTGGCGAAGCACCCATCGTCGCGGCCGACGGCCGGGCGCTGGCGCGCGCGGTGCGCGTGGCCGGCAAGGTCGAGCCGGTGTTCGTGGAGCAGATTGCAGACATGCCAGCCGCGATTTTTGCGGCGGTACAGGATGGCGATGTGGTGATCACCATGGGTGCCGGTTCGATCGGCGGCATTCCCGCGAAACTGGTGGCGGGGGCGTGA
- a CDS encoding D-alanine--D-alanine ligase — translation MSMKQQYGKVAVVMGGDSTEREVSLMSGKGVLDALRSQGVDAQAFDPAERPLTDLVEDGFDRAFLILHGGEGEDGTIQGALEYLGVPYTGCGVMASAIGMDKWRTKLMWQAVGLPVPAYLLLDAQSDFDSVLAKLGSPVFVKPSNGGSSVGVTKCRTADEIRAAYEVAARYDPLVMVEQAVTGGEYSCAVLDGKALATVKIEPATEFYDYEAKYFRDDTVYTCPGLTGDAETQARQLAEVAYRVLGATGWARIDFLTDPQGKAYLLEPNTAPGMTSHSLFPVCAREAGISYEQLVLKILDTTLEQE, via the coding sequence ATGAGCATGAAGCAGCAATACGGCAAGGTCGCGGTGGTGATGGGCGGTGATTCCACCGAGCGCGAAGTCTCGTTGATGAGTGGCAAGGGCGTGCTCGATGCACTGCGCAGCCAGGGCGTCGATGCTCAGGCCTTCGATCCGGCCGAGCGGCCGCTGACCGATCTCGTCGAGGACGGCTTCGATCGTGCCTTCCTGATCCTGCATGGCGGCGAGGGTGAGGATGGCACTATCCAGGGTGCGCTCGAATACCTCGGCGTGCCGTACACCGGCTGTGGCGTGATGGCGAGCGCCATCGGCATGGACAAGTGGCGCACCAAGCTGATGTGGCAGGCGGTGGGCCTGCCGGTGCCGGCCTACCTGCTGCTCGACGCACAGAGCGATTTCGACTCGGTGCTTGCCAAGCTCGGTTCGCCGGTATTCGTGAAGCCGTCCAATGGCGGCTCCAGTGTGGGCGTCACCAAGTGCCGCACTGCTGACGAGATCCGTGCCGCCTATGAGGTCGCAGCGCGGTACGACCCGCTGGTGATGGTCGAGCAGGCCGTGACCGGTGGCGAATACAGCTGCGCGGTGCTGGACGGCAAGGCGCTGGCCACGGTGAAGATCGAGCCCGCCACCGAGTTCTACGACTACGAAGCCAAGTACTTCCGTGACGACACCGTCTACACCTGTCCCGGCCTTACCGGTGACGCAGAAACCCAGGCGCGCCAGCTCGCCGAAGTGGCGTACCGCGTGCTGGGCGCCACCGGCTGGGCACGCATCGATTTCCTGACCGACCCGCAGGGCAAGGCCTACCTCCTGGAGCCGAACACCGCGCCCGGCATGACCAGCCACAGCCTGTTCCCGGTCTGTGCCCGCGAAGCGGGCATCAGCTACGAGCAACTGGTGCTGAAGATTCTGGATACGACGTTGGAGCAGGAATAA
- a CDS encoding cell division protein FtsQ/DivIB, whose amino-acid sequence MWFANLLTGLAALLLFYSLVFLAVNSPLFPVKRIKVDGELAHVTKEQLQYVIKNELKGTFFTLNLDKTRQAFEKLPWVREVSVRRRWPDRLEVQIEEHQAIARWGGVALLNTHGERFDAASNDPLPVLEGPPGTEKQMVDGYREFAEVLAPISKQPEHIWLSARRAWRVELNDGTTIEVGRDEALDRVKRFVVAYPNSLALIAQKQPFQYVDLRYPNGFAVRLPGYTPAEPPKPGAKPAKPAAPKPAVPSAAARPA is encoded by the coding sequence ATGTGGTTCGCCAATCTGCTCACCGGCCTTGCTGCCTTGCTGCTGTTCTATTCGCTGGTGTTCCTGGCGGTGAACTCGCCGCTGTTCCCGGTCAAGCGCATCAAGGTGGATGGCGAGCTCGCGCATGTGACCAAGGAGCAGTTGCAGTACGTGATCAAGAACGAGCTCAAGGGCACCTTCTTCACGCTGAACCTCGACAAGACGCGGCAGGCGTTCGAGAAGCTGCCGTGGGTACGCGAAGTCAGCGTGCGCCGGCGCTGGCCGGATCGGCTGGAAGTGCAGATCGAGGAGCACCAGGCCATTGCCCGCTGGGGCGGGGTGGCGCTGCTCAATACGCATGGCGAGCGTTTCGACGCTGCATCGAACGACCCGTTGCCGGTGCTGGAAGGCCCACCGGGCACCGAGAAGCAGATGGTCGACGGCTATCGCGAGTTCGCCGAAGTCCTGGCACCGATCAGCAAGCAGCCGGAGCACATCTGGCTGTCGGCACGGCGCGCCTGGCGGGTCGAACTCAACGACGGCACCACCATCGAGGTGGGGCGCGATGAGGCATTGGACCGGGTGAAGCGCTTCGTCGTCGCCTACCCCAATTCGCTGGCACTGATTGCGCAGAAGCAGCCGTTCCAGTACGTGGATTTGCGTTACCCCAACGGCTTTGCCGTCAGGCTGCCGGGCTACACCCCGGCCGAGCCGCCCAAGCCGGGTGCGAAGCCCGCCAAACCGGCGGCGCCGAAGCCCGCAGTACCTAGCGCGGCGGCAAGACCGGCATGA